Within the Armatimonadia bacterium genome, the region TCCAGGCCTGCGGCGCTCGCTAGCCAGGCCGTCCCAACCTCACCCCGAAAGCAACAGGCCGGCCCCTGAAGGGTCGGCCTGTTCGTTACCTCATGACCTTGCCGTCTCAGAGCATACCGACGCGGCGCAGGAAGGCCTCGGTCTGGTTCATCGACTCCTCAAAGTCCTGCTGGGTGTACAGCAGATAGCCGTGAAGGCCTCCCGGCTTCACCACCAGCTCGCACTGGTTCCCCGCCTTCACCATCGCCTCCTGAAAGGCCTGGGCGCCCTTGAAGGGGCAGACCGTATCCCCGGTTCCGTGGAAGACGATCGTGGGGGGAAGCCCCGGACGCACTCGGTGCAGTGGCGAGATCTCACGCCAGTGCTCGCCGCACTTCGCGTTGCCGTAGCCCTCCGTCGAGCAGTCGATGACCGGGTAGTACAGCACCAGCGCGTTCGGCGCACACGAGACGGTCGTGTCCTCACCCTCCTCGTCCAGCCCATCGAAGAGGCCTGTCCCGGCTGCCACATGACCTCCTGCAGAGTCGCCTGCGGCGACGAT harbors:
- a CDS encoding alpha/beta hydrolase — encoded protein: GEPRKLYAFADHMAKLGMIAVCPEYRVIGKPKGTTPFECVKDGRSALRYLRAHAGELAIDPRRIVAAGDSAGGHVAAGTGLFDGLDEEGEDTTVSCAPNALVLYYPVIDCSTEGYGNAKCGEHWREISPLHRVRPGLPPTIVFHGTGDTVCPFKGAQAFQEAMVKAGNQCELVVKPGGLHGYLLYTQQDFEESMNQTEAFLRRVGML